A genome region from Staphylococcus capitis subsp. capitis includes the following:
- a CDS encoding DUF86 domain-containing protein gives MYFVDKEKLTQKLTYLQGLTKDYDKNKDNRYAYERIAQMLIESSVDIGNMIIDGFILRDPGNYKDVIDILELENVISKETQTHINDTVDVRKQFAHNYTELDVKEIMPLFDKALPYYKQFIQEVAQFLESENVPITAFGKGENQ, from the coding sequence ATGTATTTCGTAGATAAAGAAAAGTTAACTCAGAAATTGACCTATTTACAAGGTTTAACAAAAGATTATGATAAAAATAAAGATAATCGATATGCGTATGAACGTATTGCTCAAATGTTAATTGAATCATCTGTAGATATTGGGAATATGATTATAGATGGGTTTATTTTAAGAGATCCTGGCAACTATAAAGACGTGATTGATATTTTAGAATTAGAAAATGTAATTTCTAAAGAGACTCAAACCCATATTAATGACACTGTAGATGTTAGAAAACAATTTGCGCACAACTATACAGAATTGGATGTAAAAGAAATTATGCCTCTATTTGATAAAGCGTTGCCTTATTATAAGCAATTTATCCAAGAAGTTGCACAATTTCTTGAAAGTGAGAACGTTCCAATTACTGCATTTGGAAAAGGGGAGAACCAATAG
- a CDS encoding DUF3055 domain-containing protein: MIDMYLYDDEEQSQVQFVGFVGEHSRYDLMLVQTDRHYGKTLVLNMQTNKFGIIGTDDIEEEGYIAHILGVTEEEGDEIIEYLNEVIH; encoded by the coding sequence ATGATTGATATGTACTTATATGATGACGAAGAACAGAGCCAAGTTCAGTTCGTAGGTTTTGTTGGTGAACACAGTCGTTATGATTTAATGCTCGTTCAAACTGACAGACACTACGGGAAAACACTCGTATTAAATATGCAAACTAATAAATTCGGAATTATTGGAACAGATGATATTGAAGAAGAAGGATATATTGCGCATATACTAGGCGTCACTGAAGAAGAAGGCGATGAAATTATTGAATACTTGAACGAAGTGATTCACTAA
- a CDS encoding YutD-like domain-containing protein, which produces MIKVEEQYFELIEEYRDCFNEETFAARYSDILNKYDYVVGDFGYDQLRLKGFYKDSNKKAEISKRFSSIQDYLLEYCNFGCPYFVVRHIPEDELVDEVEDEEDLIDKLHDVKIQPTIQDTEKPHDTKDK; this is translated from the coding sequence ATGATTAAAGTAGAAGAACAATACTTTGAATTAATTGAAGAATATAGAGATTGTTTTAATGAGGAAACATTTGCAGCGAGATACTCAGATATTTTAAATAAATATGATTACGTAGTTGGTGATTTTGGTTATGATCAGTTACGTTTAAAAGGTTTTTATAAAGATAGTAATAAGAAAGCTGAAATTAGTAAACGATTTTCAAGTATTCAAGATTATTTGCTAGAATATTGTAATTTTGGTTGCCCATATTTTGTAGTACGACACATACCCGAAGATGAACTCGTAGATGAAGTAGAGGATGAAGAGGATCTAATAGATAAACTTCATGATGTTAAAATACAACCCACCATTCAAGATACTGAGAAACCACATGATACTAAAGATAAATAA
- the lipA gene encoding lipoyl synthase, producing MATKNEEILRKPDWLKIKLNTNENYTGLKKMMREKNLHTVCEEAKCPNIHECWGARRTATFMILGAVCTRACRFCAVKTGLPNELDLNEPERVAESVELMNLKHVVITAVARDDLRDQGSNVYAETVRKVRERNPFTTIEILPSDMGGDYEALETLMASRPDILNHNIETVRRLTPRVRARATYDRTLEFLRRSKELQPDIPTKSSLMVGLGETMEEIYETMDDLRANDVDILTIGQYLQPSRKHLKVEKYYTPLEFGKMRKVAMDKGFKHCQAGPLVRSSYHADEQVNEAAKERQRQGEEQLSK from the coding sequence ATGGCGACTAAAAATGAAGAAATTTTACGTAAACCAGATTGGTTGAAGATAAAGCTTAACACGAACGAAAACTACACTGGTCTCAAAAAGATGATGCGTGAGAAAAATTTACACACAGTTTGTGAAGAAGCAAAGTGTCCAAACATACACGAATGTTGGGGAGCAAGACGTACAGCTACGTTTATGATTTTAGGTGCTGTTTGTACAAGAGCTTGTCGATTCTGTGCTGTTAAAACTGGTTTACCAAATGAATTAGATTTAAATGAACCAGAACGTGTCGCTGAATCAGTAGAGTTAATGAACTTAAAACACGTGGTTATTACTGCAGTAGCACGTGACGATTTAAGAGACCAAGGCTCAAATGTTTACGCTGAAACAGTGCGTAAAGTGAGAGAGAGAAACCCATTTACAACGATTGAAATTTTACCATCAGATATGGGTGGAGATTATGAGGCGCTTGAAACTCTAATGGCTTCAAGACCTGACATTTTAAATCATAATATTGAAACAGTTCGTCGCTTAACGCCTAGAGTACGTGCGCGTGCCACGTACGATCGTACGTTAGAATTTCTACGTCGTTCAAAAGAATTACAACCTGATATTCCAACGAAGTCTAGTCTTATGGTCGGCTTAGGGGAAACAATGGAAGAAATTTATGAAACAATGGATGATTTACGTGCAAATGATGTAGACATCCTAACAATTGGACAATACTTGCAACCTTCTCGTAAACATCTTAAAGTTGAGAAATATTACACACCACTAGAATTTGGTAAAATGAGAAAAGTTGCTATGGATAAAGGCTTCAAACATTGCCAAGCAGGTCCGCTTGTACGTAGTTCATATCACGCAGATGAACAAGTTAACGAAGCAGCTAAAGAAAGACAACGCCAAGGTGAAGAACAATTAAGTAAATAA